The stretch of DNA CGAAAATGAGTATGGGCTCTGCGGTGTACGCAAAGTCGAAAATGGAGAACTTCGTCTACTTGTTTATGGCATTGCCTCAGCCATCAACATTGATCCCATTGAAAAAAAACCGATGTTTCATTTTTTGCCAGGATCAAGCATCTTTTCGTTTGGAACGGTTGGGTGTAATTTTTCCTGTAAGTTTTGTCAAAATTTTGATATTTCTCAGTACCCCCAAGAGCATCATCATGAAATTATAGGAAGTAACCTTGCCCCCAAAGATGCGGTCTATTTAGCGCAAGAACACTACTGTGGAAGCATCGCTTACACCTACAACGAACCCACCGTCTTTTTGGAGTACTCTTACGATACGGCAAAATTAGCCCATAAAGTAGGACTGAAAAATGTCTATGTTACCAATGGATATGAAACGCACAAAGCCATTGATACACTTGCCCCTTATGTAGAGGGTATGAATATCGACATCAAAGGCTATAGCCAGTCTTTTTACAAAGAGATTTGCGGGGCATCCGTAAAACCCGTGCTTGATACCATTGCCTATGCGCATAAAAAAGGAATATGGATAGAGACAACAACGCTTCTTATCCCTGGACACAACGATTCAGATAAAGAAATTCGTGCCATTGCCAAATTTCAAGCCGATCTTGATCCGTCGATGCCATGGCATATCAGCGCGTTTTATCCTATGTATAAAATGCAAGATGTCCTTCCAACACCGCCTTCAACACTTAAACGTGCTTATGAGATCGGTAAAGATGTAGGACTCAAATATGTCTATGTTGGAAATATGGATGATGAGAGCCGAGAATCGACCTATTGTCCAAAATGCAAAAAACTCGTGATAGAGAGGCATGGACACATCGGTCAATATATCACAAATCATCTGAATGATGAGGGCATCTGCCCCCATTGTCATTATAAGCTAGAAGGCATTTGGCACTAAGCTTTAAGCTTTTGAAACCAAGAGAGAGCGTCAAGCTGTTCCCATGGATATTCATCATAACCGACCTGCCCACGTGCTGCGACATCGGCGTACAAAAAGGTCTCTTTAGAGGGTTTATCAAGACCAAAATGGTTGGTTATCCATGCGGGGGTGAGTGGGAATTGTGCTTGAATTTTCTCTGAAAGAAGCTCATCGCTTAACGTAGTCGTTGCCGTTGCAAGTGTATCTATCGTAACACTAATGGGTTTGGCTCTGCCTATCACATAGGCAATTTCAACCAGTGCCTTATGCGCCAAACCTGCGGCAACAATGTGTTTAGCAATCCAGCGCGCAACGTACAGTCCTGAGCGATCGACTTTCGTGTAATCTTTCGAACTTTGAGATCCCCCTCCAATAGGAGCGTAGCCGCCATACGTATCGCATACTACTTTACGCCCACTCAGTCCAGAATCTGCGATAAAACTGTGCATCACAAATCGCCCCGTATGGTCGATAAAAAACTCTATGCTCTCAGGATGAAATAAAGGATCATCTTTAAGTGTTTCGCCAATCACGCGCTTGATGGTTTTACGCACCTCATCAATACTAAGATGACTAACATGAGGGATGGCAGCAACAATCGTCACGATCTTTTGAACTTTTCCCAGCATAAAATTCTCTTTACTTCCATAATCAAGCGTCACCTGCGTTTTAATATCAACCCCGAACTGTTCAGGATGGGCTTTGGCATAAGCATACAAGGCATCACGAATCTTTCTTGAGTAAACAATGGCTGCGGGCATAAGCTCTTTGGTCTCATTAGTGGCATAGCCAAACATCATGCCTTGATCCCCTGCACCCAATTCGCCACCTTTTTGGTCTACCCCAATACTAATGTCTGCTGATTGTTGCGAGACAATCACTTTAATCTCAGCCTCTTTAGGATCAATGGTTTCTCCATGAGAAAACCCTTTTTCAGGATAACCAATCAAACGAAGAGCATCCAAAGCGGCGTCTTGGTAAAATTTTTCTCCAACCAAAGCAGTCGTTTTGACCTCACCACCAATGATGATATGCTTTCCACTGAGAAAAACTTCTGTTGCAACTCTGGCATTGGAGTCTTGCTGAAGCAGTCTGTCAACAATGGTATCAGCGATAATGTCAGCGCATTTGTCAGGATGTCCTGCGGAAACAGATTCAGATGTAAAAAGATACATGATTGCCCCTCTTTGAACATTTTTTTGTTATTAGACTTTTTTCATAACCCATTGAAAAAAGAGTATTATTCATCATAGCAAAAATGCGTTAAAAAGGAGAAAAAATGCCTGAAAATCAACATTTAATTGACCATTTAATCACCACAGGCGCCTTGCATACAACCGCACTCATCCAAGCTTTCAAGCAGTGTGACCGAAGACTTTTTGTTCCTGATAAATTAGCGGAATTTGCTTATGCCGACCATGCTCTTCCCATCGGTGAAGGTCAAACGATCTCCCAACCCTACACCGTTGCTATCATGTTAGAACTTTTGCAGCCGCAAAAAGGAGAACACATCTTAGATATTGGCTCAGGCTCAGGCTGGACAACCGCTCTTTTAGCAACCATTGTAGGCAAAAAAGGATTTGTCGAAGGAGTTGAGCGCGTCCCCTTTCTCATCGACTACAGTCGCCAAAAATTACAAAAAGCCCATATTACCAACTGTTCTATTGAGCTTGCAGATGATTCATCTCTTGGAAAACCAGGCTGCTTATACGACCGTATTTTGGTCTCTGCAAGTGCTTCTAAAATGCCAACTGAGCTCTTGAGCCAACTTAGCCATGGAGGCATCTTAGTCATTCCTATTGAAAACAGCATCTGGCGCATTACAAAACAAGAAGATGGAACGATCGATACGTATGAACTTCCAGGCTTTGCATTTGTTCCGCTTATTGAACCCTCTTCATAAAAAATACCTTACACCAGAAGTAAAACCTTGTGTGACAAATTGCTTCTATTTTGCAAGAAGCTTTATGAGAGTATAATAGCGATCCAATTGATAGGATTATTTCAAAAAAATAAGGCTTAAGCATTTATGAGAAAAGAGCTTAAATACGAATTGCGTTATGGTAGAATTCACCCACTTACCAAACTGCCCGATCGTCAACGTTTTATGAACACGCTTGCGAATTCTACTGCCAACAAACTTGCCCTTTTAAATGTCAACGGATTTTGGAACTTCAACCACTCTTTTGGCTATACCGTAGGTGATCAAATTCTCAAAATCATCTCTCAAAGACTTATCCGACGCTTTGCACACGCCGTTGTTTTTCATTTAGGAGGCGATGATTTTGCCATTTTGGCAGGCAAAGAGGTAGCCCATGAACACTTTTTGCAAAACATAGAATCATGCCTTTGGTACTTTGGCTATTCTCCCATCGAAATTGCCAATGAAAAAATCTATACGCCGCTTCGTATCGGTGTTGCCATAGGCTATGATGACCTCTTTCTCAATGCCGAATTTGCCATTAAACAAGCCAAACGTATCGGAAAAGATCTCATGATTTACGATGCGCAAACTCCTTCTTTGTGCAATCCTCAGTCCAATGCTAAAGCCGATCTCACATGGGAAAACATCATTCGTGAAGCTTTGAAAAAAGATCGTTTTGAAGTTTTTGCGCAAAGTATTGAAGGTGGTAAAATCCAAAAATTTGAGTGCTTAGTCCGCCTTCGTCATGAGGGTCGTATGATCTCACCGTATCTTTTTTTAAACCATGCCAAGCGCGCTAACTTGTATGGAGCGATCACTAAAGTTGTCATTCAAAAATCGTTTGCTTTTTTTGCTGACAAAAACGCTGAGTTTTCCATCAACCTCTCACTCAGTGACATCCTAGATCAAAGCAGGGTCGATTTTTTGCTTGAAAAAATGTATGAGTATAATGTCAATGAACGCCTTACTATCGAAGTTACAGAGGGAGAAGGCATCGAAAATCACCCAGAAGTGCTCTCTTTTTTAAGCTTGCTAAAAAGTCAAGGGGTCAAAATCGCCATTGACGATTTTGGAACAGGATACTCCAACTTCGAGTACCTCGTCAAACTCCAAGCAGACTTTATCAAAATAGACGGAAGCCTCATTAAAAACATCCACAAAAATGCTATCCATCGAGCCGTTGTCGAAGCCATTGTGACATTTGCACAAAAAGTAGGAATGCAAACCGTGGCAGAATTTGTGGCAAATGAAGAAATTTATCTTACATGTAAAGCATTAGAGATCGACTATTTTCAAGGCTATTTATGGAGCGAACCAACGCCTTTTGAGAGCTTAGTGCTTCACTAAAATATTTACATGTAAAGAAATTGGAGAATAATTTAAAGTAGCCTCGTATCACCTTTATCTTTAAAGAAAAGGGTCAAAAAGCTTTGATTGAGCCTTCGTACGTAAGAGCCCTTTTAGTTTTACATATAAAGCATTTATAAGGAGTTTTCCATGCTTCAAAAAATCTTTTTAGTCCTTTTTTCACTTACACTGTTTCAAAGTTTGCAGGCAGGAATTTTGCGTGATCGCTTGGGGTTGGGAGACGAAGAAGAGGAAAAAGAGGCAACGTTTTCTAAAGAGGTGCAACTTATTGCTAATGTCAGTTATGGAAACAACGCTAAAGAACGTTTTGATGTCTACACCCCTTTACATGTAAACGCTCAAAGCCTCACATCTGTCATCTTTATGGTACATGGAGGTGCGTGGAGAACAGGCGATAAAAAGATGCAAAATGTGGTTGAAAATAAAGTCAACTACTGGGTCGCTAAAGGCTACATTGTCATTTCAACCAACTACAAACTCCTCCCAGATGCTTCCGTGAGTGAACAACTCAACGATGTTGCCAAAGCATTGGGTGTCGCGCAAGCCAAAAGCGCATCGTGGGGTGGCGATAAGGCTAAATTTATCGTGATGGGACACTCTGCGGGTGCTCATCTTATTGCACTTCTTGCTTCTTCGCAAACCTTGTATGCCTCAAACGCTATCACCCCTCCTATGGCTGCGGTTTTACTGGATAGTGCGGTTATGGATACACCAATGCTCATGAGTGCTAAACACATGCGTCTGTATGACCAAGCCTTTGGAAACGATCCTGCTTATTGGCAAAGCCTTTCACCGTACCACCAACTCACAACAAAGCGTATGCCACTTCTTGCTGTTTGTTCAACCAAGCGTGATGACTCATGCCCCCAAGCAGAAAAATTTTTAAACAAAGCCTCAACATTTGGAACAAAAACAGTGCTCCTTAAAGAGAATATGACCCACAAAGAGATCAACCAACTTTTAGGCAAAGATCCTGCCTACACAAAAGCGGTGGATGATTTCTTAACCCAATAGAGGCAAAGCAACTTTTTACATGTAAAGCGTGGAACACAACGTGCATACGCGTGCCAAAAAGGCTGTTTAAATGGAAGAAGTACGCGATCGTTATGTGAGTTTTCACAACATCGACTGCTATGAAAATGCAACACACGTTTTAGATGCTATGTATGAACTTTTTGTTCTGCACCCTGAAGCTAAAGATAGTTTATGGATTCGTTTTGAAACGCTTATTCCAAATGACTACAAAGCTGTTTTTGCAAAACACGACTCGAAGGACATTTTGTACCACATCTGCTCGCATGTTTTTTACCTTTCTGCGCTGTTTGAAGAGTACGAGTTTGAAAAAGGCATTGAATTGATGGAAAAAGCTGAAATGGAGTGTTGTTAAAAATCCCTTAAAAAACCTCTCACACTTGTTATAATGCGCACATATTTTTGCAGGAGCGAAAAATGGAGTATTATAGTTGGATTTTAACGTTTCACGTTATGGCGTTTATGTCATGGATGGCGATGCTTTTTTAC from Sulfurospirillum oryzae encodes:
- the cowN gene encoding N(2)-fixation sustaining protein CowN, which produces MEEVRDRYVSFHNIDCYENATHVLDAMYELFVLHPEAKDSLWIRFETLIPNDYKAVFAKHDSKDILYHICSHVFYLSALFEEYEFEKGIELMEKAEMECC
- a CDS encoding protein-L-isoaspartate(D-aspartate) O-methyltransferase, with amino-acid sequence MPENQHLIDHLITTGALHTTALIQAFKQCDRRLFVPDKLAEFAYADHALPIGEGQTISQPYTVAIMLELLQPQKGEHILDIGSGSGWTTALLATIVGKKGFVEGVERVPFLIDYSRQKLQKAHITNCSIELADDSSLGKPGCLYDRILVSASASKMPTELLSQLSHGGILVIPIENSIWRITKQEDGTIDTYELPGFAFVPLIEPSS
- a CDS encoding EAL domain-containing protein, producing the protein MRKELKYELRYGRIHPLTKLPDRQRFMNTLANSTANKLALLNVNGFWNFNHSFGYTVGDQILKIISQRLIRRFAHAVVFHLGGDDFAILAGKEVAHEHFLQNIESCLWYFGYSPIEIANEKIYTPLRIGVAIGYDDLFLNAEFAIKQAKRIGKDLMIYDAQTPSLCNPQSNAKADLTWENIIREALKKDRFEVFAQSIEGGKIQKFECLVRLRHEGRMISPYLFLNHAKRANLYGAITKVVIQKSFAFFADKNAEFSINLSLSDILDQSRVDFLLEKMYEYNVNERLTIEVTEGEGIENHPEVLSFLSLLKSQGVKIAIDDFGTGYSNFEYLVKLQADFIKIDGSLIKNIHKNAIHRAVVEAIVTFAQKVGMQTVAEFVANEEIYLTCKALEIDYFQGYLWSEPTPFESLVLH
- the metK gene encoding methionine adenosyltransferase, coding for MYLFTSESVSAGHPDKCADIIADTIVDRLLQQDSNARVATEVFLSGKHIIIGGEVKTTALVGEKFYQDAALDALRLIGYPEKGFSHGETIDPKEAEIKVIVSQQSADISIGVDQKGGELGAGDQGMMFGYATNETKELMPAAIVYSRKIRDALYAYAKAHPEQFGVDIKTQVTLDYGSKENFMLGKVQKIVTIVAAIPHVSHLSIDEVRKTIKRVIGETLKDDPLFHPESIEFFIDHTGRFVMHSFIADSGLSGRKVVCDTYGGYAPIGGGSQSSKDYTKVDRSGLYVARWIAKHIVAAGLAHKALVEIAYVIGRAKPISVTIDTLATATTTLSDELLSEKIQAQFPLTPAWITNHFGLDKPSKETFLYADVAARGQVGYDEYPWEQLDALSWFQKLKA
- a CDS encoding alpha/beta hydrolase, which codes for MLQKIFLVLFSLTLFQSLQAGILRDRLGLGDEEEEKEATFSKEVQLIANVSYGNNAKERFDVYTPLHVNAQSLTSVIFMVHGGAWRTGDKKMQNVVENKVNYWVAKGYIVISTNYKLLPDASVSEQLNDVAKALGVAQAKSASWGGDKAKFIVMGHSAGAHLIALLASSQTLYASNAITPPMAAVLLDSAVMDTPMLMSAKHMRLYDQAFGNDPAYWQSLSPYHQLTTKRMPLLAVCSTKRDDSCPQAEKFLNKASTFGTKTVLLKENMTHKEINQLLGKDPAYTKAVDDFLTQ
- the amrS gene encoding AmmeMemoRadiSam system radical SAM enzyme produces the protein MSALAWLSQKLDDGRIACEACHHHCKLHENEYGLCGVRKVENGELRLLVYGIASAINIDPIEKKPMFHFLPGSSIFSFGTVGCNFSCKFCQNFDISQYPQEHHHEIIGSNLAPKDAVYLAQEHYCGSIAYTYNEPTVFLEYSYDTAKLAHKVGLKNVYVTNGYETHKAIDTLAPYVEGMNIDIKGYSQSFYKEICGASVKPVLDTIAYAHKKGIWIETTTLLIPGHNDSDKEIRAIAKFQADLDPSMPWHISAFYPMYKMQDVLPTPPSTLKRAYEIGKDVGLKYVYVGNMDDESRESTYCPKCKKLVIERHGHIGQYITNHLNDEGICPHCHYKLEGIWH